From the genome of Bacteroidales bacterium:
TTTCATTATGCCTGGTGGCATTTCGAATTAATTGCGAAGATTTTTGGGATAATGGCTTTAACCCGTGTTTCTTTCTATTTGTAACGACGTAGTTGATGGCATTGCATAATTCGGTTTCATTTCTAAGAACTTTTTGATAAAAACTTTTTGCCCAAAGACCCTGAGGATAAGTGGATTTGATTCTGGCAGAAGAACCTTTTGATGAAAGATTAATGCGCCGATTATAATTATAAGATGTTTTTCCTTTCCAGAGTAGCATCATTTTCGAAAGAGATTCTCTTTCACTACATACTATGCAATGAACATGATCGCCACAAAAGTTGAAAGCAATCAATTCCAGCTTTAATTCACCAGCTACATTACACAGCTCTTCAATAATAGCATCTTCTTCTTTGTCATCAAAATAAGGCAAAGTTGTTGCTACGTACCCTTTTGGATTAATTCTTTTTATCCTTTGATAATCGTACCGTGAATACTTTAAAGTGAATACGATATGTGAAGCAATACATTCGATTCTGTCCTTCATTTCGTCACTTTTTTAATTTTCTATATTAATGTTTGAACCGACGGATTTACCCGTCGGAGTAAGAAAACGACCAGTTTGAACCGACGGATTTACCCGTCGGAGTAAGA
Proteins encoded in this window:
- a CDS encoding transposase, encoding MKDRIECIASHIVFTLKYSRYDYQRIKRINPKGYVATTLPYFDDKEEDAIIEELCNVAGELKLELIAFNFCGDHVHCIVCSERESLSKMMLLWKGKTSYNYNRRINLSSKGSSARIKSTYPQGLWAKSFYQKVLRNETELCNAINYVVTNRKKHGLKPLSQKSSQLIRNATRHNEKI